The genomic window GTGAAGTCGTAGGCCGAGTCGGTCCACGGCCCGCCCGTGAAGGCCTCGAACTCGGCGAGGCACCGCTCGTCGGCCTCGGCCGTGATCGCCGCGATGCCGGGGAACTCGGGGTCGCCGAGGATGATCGAGGCGTAGACCTCGCTCGCGTGCGGCTCATCGCACGGCAGCACCTCGACGGAGTCGATCTCGGCTCCCAGCTCGGCCTCGCCGAGGCAGTCGCCGACCTCGAGGGAGAACACGTCGCCGCGCGGCTCCGCGTCATCCCCGTCGACGCCCGCGCACCCGGCGAGCACGAGCGCGGCGGCCAGCACGGCCCCGCCGAGCGGACGGGGGAGCGGTGCGGTCACGACGGGGCCCCGGTCGCCCGCACGAGCGC from Microcella daejeonensis includes these protein-coding regions:
- a CDS encoding septum formation family protein, with amino-acid sequence MTAPLPRPLGGAVLAAALVLAGCAGVDGDDAEPRGDVFSLEVGDCLGEAELGAEIDSVEVLPCDEPHASEVYASIILGDPEFPGIAAITAEADERCLAEFEAFTGGPWTDSAYDFTYLHPTEGSWANGDREILCQIYDPAGPTTGSLQGAAG